One Mercurialis annua linkage group LG3, ddMerAnnu1.2, whole genome shotgun sequence DNA window includes the following coding sequences:
- the LOC126672885 gene encoding RNA polymerase II C-terminal domain phosphatase-like 4, which translates to METNSSNKPFFARCSHPAVLRSICDNCPQETFDHLRFDYVKRGLRLTKTEVDRMRNFQTNILLKKKKLILVLDLDETLLHTARDSVTEDIESLQDVFKVKLTDFSCTVKLRPYVLEFLEQASTMFELYVYTNSYQAYAKEIVKLLDPDNKYFNSRLISRDDSTLCGRKDLDIVMGQERTVVILDDRTDVWPNHNGNVIQVQKYEYFSPTVGKSKSKSFAERKTDEDIKIMKKYWKILKRIHHQFFDDEHDHDLGSRDVRDILREVKGETVLRNNSIAKNKVARVWMMAKKMGACISLRL; encoded by the coding sequence ATGGAAACAAATTCCTCAAATAAGCCTTTTTTTGCTAGATGTTCACATCCAGCGGTCTTGAGATCAATCTGCGACAACTGCCCTCAAGAAACTTTCGATCATCTGCGATTTGATTACGTAAAACGTGGTTTAAGGTTAACCAAAACTGAAGTTGATCGGATGCGTAATTTCCAGACAAATATTcttttgaagaagaagaagttaaTCTTGGTTCTTGATTTAGATGAGACATTGCTTCATACCGCTCGAGATTCAGTAACCGAAGACATAGAATCTTTGCAAGATGTTTTtaaggtaaaattgacagatttttCTTGCACTGTCAAGTTAAGACCGTATGTTCTTGAATTCCTCGAACAAGCTAGTACCATGTTCGAGTTGTACGTCTACACTAACTCTTATCAAGCTTACGCCAAGGAGATTGTGAAGCTGCTCGACCCTGATAATAAATACTTCAATTCAAGATTAATTTCGCGAGATGACAGTACCTTATGTGGTCGAAAGGATCTTGACATAGTGATGGGGCAAGAAAGGACGGTTGTTATTCTTGACGACAGAACCGACGTGTGGCCAAACCACAATGGTAATGTGATTCAAGTTCAGAAATACGAGTACTTCTCTCCGACAGTCGGCAAGTCGAAGAGTAAATCTTTTGCAGAGAGAAAAACGGATgaagatataaaaataatgaaaaaatattggaaaattttgaaaaggATACACCATCAATTTTTTGATGATGAACATGATCATGATCTTGGTAGCAGAGATGTTAGGGATATACTGAGGGAAGTTAAAGGTGAAACTGTGTTAAGAAATAATTCGATCGCCAAGAATAAAGTTGCCCGTGTTTGGATGATGGCTAAAAAAATGGGTGCATGTATTTCTCTTCGACTCTAA
- the LOC126675095 gene encoding uncharacterized protein LOC126675095, whose product MNSGVCVRGTQYVDSENDFYGFLTDIIELEYPALPMKTTVLFKCEWFNPAQNSGTISNKKYNMVDINNRRRYNKYEPFILAEQADQVHYLPYPSKRRDKINWWAVCRIKARSELDMPEGIIPAFQDDIEENPLIVATEDNPTYLADQTGEAEEDALFMPPEQETEDEFIASSSDEDESKEL is encoded by the coding sequence ATGAATAGTGGAGTCTGCGTAAGGGGAACTCAATATGTCGATagcgaaaatgacttttatggatttctgacagacataattgagttagagtatccagcgCTTCCAATGAAAACGACTGTCTTATTTAAATGCGAATGGTTCAACCCAGCGCAAAATTCAGGCACaattagtaacaaaaaatacaacatggtgGATATTAATAACAGAAGGAGATACAACAAGTATGAACCGTTCATCTTAGCTGAACAGGCCGACCAAGTTCATTACCTGCCATATCCGAGTAAAAGAAGGGATAAAataaattggtgggcagtttgcaggATAAAGGCGCGATCAGAGCTTGACATGCCCGAGGGGATTATCCCGGCCTTTCAAGATGAcatagaagaaaatcctctcatTGTTGCAACAGAAGACAATCCGACATATTTGGCTGATCAAACTGGAGAAGCTGAGGAAGATGCGTTGTTCATGCCTCCTGAACAAGAAACAGAAGATGAGTTCAtcgcatcctcatcagacgaagatgaaaGCAAAGAACTTTAG
- the LOC126672886 gene encoding uncharacterized protein LOC126672886: MRGRGRGSGTGRGSASGRGRGRGSDLVPDDDNVAEEQQQLEAGAPVQPRQQREPGEPPAVLDDRGRARVHPDPSRTMLIDSGPVSRAMREIFRKCWFDNGTAWRFLTAEQREFYFQEFQKEFWWDSAAYSEEVIRQVFMVHAANRYKDNIHRMRRTQQKHISVTQDIWDAWNAFWNSEKEKKRSETARANRMSEPAGAGSGPVRHTGGSRSALKHMDVMERELGRKPSATELYTRLHSTKADKKPVDKQAQDMTDAITERLAAATQPQTGEGSSSTPAAVDETQVFLDIEGVNKKKRVYGLGSASSRYAGPSSSRVQRGSSSRTSQQADEEVERRVQAGIQEGLRLAREQQAANMAQMIREEIARMIPNLPAEYRPQRPPTPPDDDDTPAL, from the exons ATGAGGGGTCGCGGTCGAGGATCAGGCACAGGCCGAGGATCAGCCTCAGGCCGAGGACGCGGACGGGGATCAGACCTTGTTCCTGACGATGACAACGTTGCTGAGGAGCAGCAGCAGTTAGAGGCTGGAGCACCTGTTCAGCCTCGGCAGCAGCGTGAGCCTGGCGAGCCCCCGGCTGTTCTGGACGACCGGGGTAGGGCGAGGGTTCACCCGGACCCTAGCAG GACGATGTTGATCGACTCTGGGCCTGTTTCACGGGCTATGCGGGAGATTTTTAGGAAGTGCTGGTTCGATAATGGAACAGCATGGCGCTTTCTAACAGCCGAGCAGAGGGAGTTCTACTTCCAGGAGTTTCag AAAGAGTTCTGGTGGGATAGTGCGGCGTACAGCGAGGAGGTCATTAGACAGGTCTTCATGGTCCATGCAGCCAACCGCTACAAAGACAACATCCACAGAATGAGGAGGACGCAACAGAAGCATATTTCTGTGACCCAGGACATCTGGGATGCTTGGAACGCGTTCTGGAACtcagagaaagagaaaaaaaggtcAGAAACCGCCCGAGCaaatcggatgagcgagccaGCGGGCGCCGGTTCTGGACCTGTCCGCCATACTGGTGGATCTCGCTCTGCTCTGAAGCATATGGATGTCatg gaaagGGAGCTTGGCCGGAAACCGAGTGCGACGGAGTTGTACACTCGCCTTCACTCCACGAAGGCTGACAAGAAGCCGGTCGACAAACAGGCTCAGGATATGACT gACGCCATCACTGAGAGGCTTGCTGCTGCGACACAGCCTCAGACCGGAGAGGGTAGCTCCTCGACCCCAGCTGCAGTGGACGAGACCCAGGTGTTTCTAGACatcgagggcgtcaacaagaagaAACGCGTGTACGGGTTGGGTTCTGCGAGCAGCAGGTACGCCGGGCCAAGCAGCAGCAGGGTGCAGCGAGGCAGCTCTTCTAGGACGTCGCAGCAGGCAGacgaggaggtcgagcgccgtGTGCAGGCCGGCATTCAGGAGGGTCTGCGACTGGCTCGGGAACAGCAGGCTGCGAACATGGCCCAGATGATACGCGAGGAGATTGCCAGGATGATTCCTAACCTTCCGGCAGAGTATCGGCCACAACGCCCACCTACCCCAccagacgatgacgacactccAGCTTTGTAG
- the LOC126672887 gene encoding RNA polymerase II C-terminal domain phosphatase-like 4 produces MMQTSISNKPVLATKAKTMLANTCSHPVVLRSICINCRREVADQHGQRFNYINHGLRLTKTEVVRMRNIQTNILLKKKKLILVLDLDETLLHHTARGSVTKEIESFQDVFRVKLTNSCSCTVKLRPFVLDFLEQASTMFELYVYTNSSPHYAKEMVKLLDPDNKYFNTRLISRVDSTVPGRKNLDIVMGQERAVVILDDRTDVWPVNKGNVIQVQSYKYFFPRDGASKSKSFAVRKVDEDIKIMKSYLEILKKIHCQYFDLGGGDVRDVMKKFKVKF; encoded by the coding sequence ATGATGCAAACAAGTATCTCAAATAAGCCTGTTCTTGCTACGAAAGCCAAAACAATGTTAGCAAATACATGTTCACATCCAGTGGTCTTGAGATCAATCTGCATCAACTGCCGTCGAGAAGTTGCCGATCAGCATGGCCAGCGATTTAATTACATAAACCATGGTTTAAGGTTAACCAAAACTGAAGTTGTTCGGATGCGTAATATCCAGACAAATATTcttttgaagaagaagaagttaaTCTTGGTTCTTGATTTAGATGAGACATTGCTTCATCATACCGCTCGAGGTTCAGTAACCAAAGAAATAGAATCTTTTCAAGATGtttttagggtaaaattgacaaattcaTGTTCTTGCACCGTCAAGTTGAGGCCGTTTGTTCTTGATTTCCTCGAACAAGCTAGTACCATGTTTGAGTTGTATGTCTACACTAACTCTTCTCCTCATTACGCGAAGGAGATGGTGAAGCTGCTCGATCCTGATAATAAATACTTTAATACACGATTGATTTCGCGAGTTGACAGCACCGTACCAGGTCGAAAGAATCTTGACATAGTGATGGGGCAAGAAAGGGCGGTTGTTATTCTTGACGACAGAACCGACGTGTGGCCGGTGAACAAAGGTAATGTGATTCAAGTTCAGAGTTATAAGTACTTTTTTCCGAGAGACGGGGCATCGAAGAGTAAATCTTTTGCGGTGAGGAAGGTAGATgaagatataaaaataatgaaatcatATTTAGAAATTCTGAAAAAGATACACTGTCAATATTTTGATCTTGGTGGTGGAGATGTTAGGGATGTAATGAAGAAGTTCAAGGTGAAATTCTGA
- the LOC126675092 gene encoding RNA polymerase II C-terminal domain phosphatase-like 4, giving the protein MMQTNFSNNLFLAANAETMLANTCSHPMVLGSICINCRHEVSDQHCLRFDYIIHGLKLTKTEVDWMRNMETDILLSKKKLILVLDLDETLLQTTRDSVTEYIESLQDVIKVKLPNSYSCTVKLRPFVLDFLEQASTMFELYVYTNSRQAYATEMVKLLDPDNKYFNSRLISRDDSTESGTKNLDIVMGQERAVVILDDRTDVWPNHNANVIQVQNYEYFSPRVGKLKSKSFARRKTDEDIKIMETYWEILKSVHSQFFYDEHDDPGSRDVRAIMRGVQGEILNGCRLILRNNSTDKNQILEVQRMAEKMGAICVLKMDPSVTHVVFMEARPEDDGLELLANKKKKKKRAYHSVLSRWIFDCYKLWHKLPFEDYMA; this is encoded by the coding sequence ATGATGCAAACAAATTTCTCAAATAATCTTTTTCTTGCTGCGAATGCCGAAACAATGTTAGCAAATACATGTTCACATCCGATGGTCTTGGGATCAATCTGCATCAACTGCCGTCACGAAGTTTCCGATCAGCACTGCCTGCGATTTGATTACATAATTCATGGTTTAAAGTTAACCAAAACCGAAGTTGATTGGATGCGTAATATGGAGACAGATATTCTTTTGAGCAAGAAGAAGTTAATCTTGGTTCTAGATTTAGATGAGACATTGCTTCAGACCACTCGAGATTCGGTAACCGAATACATAGAATCTTTGCAAGATGTTATTAAGGTAAAATTGCCAAATTCCTATTCTTGCACCGTCAAGTTGAGGCCGTTTGTTCTTGATTTCCTCGAACAAGCTAGTACCATGTTCGAGTTGTACGTCTACACTAACTCTCGTCAAGCTTACGCGACGGAGATGGTGAAGTTGCTCGATCctgataataaatattttaattcaagaCTAATTTCGCGAGATGACAGTACCGAATCGGGTACAAAGAATCTCGACATAGTGATGGGGCAAGAAAGGGCGGTTGTTATTCTTGACGACAGAACCGACGTGTGGCCAAATCACAATGCTAACGTGATTCAAGTTCAGAATTACGAGTACTTCTCTCCGAGAGTCGGTAAGTTGAAGAGTAAATCTTTTGCAAGGAGAAAAACGGATgaagatataaaaataatggAAACATATTGGGAAATTTTGAAAAGTGTACACAGTCAGTTTTTTTATGATGAGCATGATGATCCTGGTAGTAGAGATGTTAGGGCTATAATGAGGGGAGTTCAAGGTGAAATTCTGAATGGGTGTAGATTAATATTAAGAAATAATTCGACCGACAAGAATCAAATTCTTGAGGTTCAGAGGATGGCTGAAAAAATGGGTGCAATTTGTGTTTTAAAAATGGATCCGTCTGTAACTCATGTTGTGTTCATGGAGGCTAGACCAGAAGATGACGGGCTTGAATTATTGgcaaacaagaagaagaagaagaaaagggcGTATCATTCAGTTCTTTCACGGTGGATATTTGATTGCTATAAATTATGGCATAAATTGCCTTTTGAGGATTACATGGCATAG